Part of the Citrus sinensis cultivar Valencia sweet orange chromosome 2, DVS_A1.0, whole genome shotgun sequence genome, CTTTGTTCCGGGTCCTGTTCACATCCCCGATCAAGTCATCCGAGCAATGAATAGGAACAATGAGGACTACCGTTCTCCAGCAGTTCCAGcattaacaaaaattcttcTTGAGGATgtcaagaaaattttcaagacCACTTCTGGAACTCCATTTCTGATCCCAACCACAGGTATTTTTATTACATCCttgcttcaaattttattcttaattgcTTGTAAAGATGTACGAATTTTTGGTGTGAGATTATTCATAAAAACGAATACATGTGTATGTATGTAATTGAAATCCTGCAaccaaaattgaaatgagCTAATATTTGTCATATGTTTTAGTTACGGTTTTCTCTTTGTTGATATAGCTGTTTTGATTTAGGAACTGGTGCATGGGAGAGTGCACTTACAAACACACTGTCTCCTGGAGATCGCATTATCTCTTTTCTGATTGGTCAATTCAGTTTGCTTTGGATTGATCAGCAGCAGCGCCTCAACTTCAACGTTGATGTCGTCGAAAGTGACTGGGGTGAAGGTGCAAAGCTTGATGTTTTGGCATCAAAACTTGCAGCAGATACTGCACACACTATCAAGGCCATTTGCATTGTTCATAACGAGACAGCGACCGGAGTTACCAACAACTTGTCTAAAGTGAGAAAACTTCTTGGTAAGTGTATATTATGTACTTTAGAATAAAGCTATGATTGTAAGGGTTACATGCTTTCTTTTACACATCACGTCCCCTGTGTACCTAAGCTAAACTGAGATGCGCGGATGGCATGCCTCAATGTTTGTAAGATTAATCAATTTTGCAATGTACatctacaagaaaaaaatataagttcttctgcttcttttattttgatcaTGCATTGAATCTACTTGTTTAATATGTTTGGTATCTCTTCTCAGATGAATACAGGCACCCGGCTCTTTTTCTCGTTGACGGGGTTTCCTCCATTTGTGCCATCGATTTCCGTATGGATGAATGGGGCATAGATGTGGCTCTAACTGGCTCTCAGAAAGCTCTTTCACTTCCTACTGGAATGGGGATTGTTTGTGCAAGCCCCAAAGCTCTAGAGGCATCCAAAACTGCAAAATCTGTCAGAGTTTTCTTTGATTGGAAAGACTACataaagttttacaatttgGGAACATTTTGGCCATATACCCCTTCCATCCAACTGCTGTATGGGCTGCGAGCAGCTTTGGATCTGATTTTTGAGGAAGGGCTTGAAAATGTGATCGAAAGGCACCGTCGTTTGGGCAAAGCAACCAGGTGAGGACATTTCGGCTTTTTCTTcatctatttttctttgatattAGAAGTTTCTTAATCCTCCATCAAATGTATGAATATGGCTAAAATACAACATCTTATTTGGTAATTGGAGCCTGTAGTAAAACCATCCCgaaagaaatttataatagATGTTTTGAAACTCTTGATAATCCGTATATCTCGTTTTGCTCTTCTGTTGAAAGAATATactttttgattaaaaaagttttaaaatttgaaatgtagGCTTGCGGTGGAGGCATGGGGATTAAAGAACTGCACCCAGAAAGAAGAATGGTTCAGTGACACCGTGACTGCTGTGATTGTTCCTCCACATATCAATAGTTCAGAAATTGTTAGAAGGGCATGGCAGAGATACAATCTAAGCTTAGGTCTGGGCCTTAACAAAGTTGCTGGTAAAGTATTTAGAATCGGGCATCTCGGCCACCTGAATGAGGTAATGTTCAATTTTCAGTTCCTATTTCAATTATAACTGGAGAAGTGTTATTGTTACCAGTGCTAGCATATTTCAATCATATTACAACTCGATTTATTTCATGATCATTTATACAGCGCTCTAATTAGTTTctcgggaaaaaaaaaaaaaaattggactATCAAGGCCTTTCCAGTTTAACTGCTATGACATGATTTATAGTAATTCAGCAATATAATCTACCATGGACCAACCTAACATTATTAGAAACTAAAATATAATCTACAAAGGTGTTGCTTCTTTCGTCGCCTGAACTTAATCTGTATATCTCATCAATTTCAGTTGCAATTGTTGGGCTGTCTCGCTGGTGTGGAGATGATACTAAAAGACGTGGGCTACCCGGTTAAGCTGGGAAGCGGGGTTGCAGCTGCTTCTGCATACCTACAGAACAACATTCCTATGATCCCATCCAGGATCTGAGTCATCTTTCATCAATGTAATTACTTCTCTTCTATTCACGCGCTTCAGGTCACTATGTACAAAGAATGTAAAATTTCCTATGCTTGCTCTTATTAGAGGCTCACCGAGAAAACTCTCCTTTAATCATTGCTTCTTGTATTGTGATGTACTTGAAACGTCTTATTAGTCCAGccaagtattttattttttcttagcAGATTCTGAGTATCATTTATGCTCTTTTGCTCTGTTTTTGCTTGGAAGCCAAATGCGGgggcaaaatattttgaaatggttcacataaataaatttcttttccgCTGAATCATTAGCACATTtgcatacacacatacacaaaaTCTGTTAGTTTCTGCTTTTTAGATGTAACATTTCAGAAAGAATTCATAGTCATCACATAACTTTTCTTCACTTTCATCAACTCCCTCACAGCTTCACCAAAagccttctttttctcttctccgTCTCCATCAAACCATCCTCCCAACAAATCACCACcagcatcatcatcatcattatcatcatgATCGGGTCTGATCACGACAAGTGTTGCTCCCCTCATCGTGTACCCTGAAGCCGGCAACTCCAGTACCGGCAAGTACAACATCTTAATGCTCAAATCCGGGAAGGGAGTCCTCTCCTTTAATGATGAATCATTCACAGACTTTCTCATCTCAGCAATCTGCTCTTCATCCATGCAGAGCTGTCCTTGATTCTTGCAATCACTCAGAACAACCCTTTGAAGCTGGGAATGTTCTGACACAATCGGTTTCAAGAACTGATGCCTTGCCGATGAAGAAATCAAGCAAGAAATCGTCCAAACAATTCGCAGTTTAAGCTGATCATCAGTTAAAAAATGCTCTTCTTCTTGAACAGGAGCAATTCTTTCCCATGCAAGATTCTTTTTACAAAACAACGTAGCACCGAGTATAATGCAAGACTTGAGCTCTCTCCCGAACGCAGCCTTCCACTTGATGAAACAATAATCATCGTCATTCCCATTTCCGTAGACCGGAAACTGGACGTTCATATATTTGATTTCTCTGAACTTGCTGTTGCTCAAAGCAGGACACCAAACGGTAGTAGCAATTGAATCTTTATTAGCTGCTGATGACTTTggagtgatgatgaagagacGACGAAAGCATTTGAGTTTACTTAAAAAGATTCTCAAAACGCTGCGCTTTGATGAGTTGCCGATGAGTACTTGTCGACGAGGACGAGGAATGATGGAGAGGAAAAGATTGTTGATTTGGGGAATGAGCGAAGAGAAGCGTTTGCAGACGACAAGGCAGCGAGTTAAGGACTTGGCGTCGAGTAATTTGTTGAAGATGTCGAGAAGAATGGCGTCGGGTAGGCTATCAAAGTAATCATCagctttttcttcttgttgtaCAATTCTTTCCATTTGATTGTTCTTTCTCTTTATGGGTTGCTTGGCTTGGTGAAAGGAGATTATATAtaaagaagagaaagcaaaaagggaaaatggCAAAAGGGATTTGATTGATACACGGTTTTGACCATAGTTTAAGAGAAGTTTCCAAGGACGGGAAACATGGTTTTCTTGTTGGTTGCTTAGAAGGaagaaaggaagaaagaaagaaagaaagaaaaaaagaaagaaagaaagaaagaaagcttTTGTCATTTGTCACATgcgaaaattacaataaagttctatatcttttattttattatgccaagGAACTAAGGTTGTGACTTTTTAAGTTTCAAGCCTATAATCTAAAAAGTCATATAAGAAAAGAATGTTACGaataataccaattaaattatattttatgatataagaaaaaaaaaatatatgtttttagaTCTTAATAAACATGAGTCGATTGTATgtcttcaaaaatttaatccGTAAGATGTCGCGTGTTCTGTAAATTAATGTCTTTGAGCCACATACATATTGATAGTTGTTCatttaaaaatctatttagCTCAAGTCAATTTACAACCATACAGGCTTCCAAGGTATATTGTTTAAAATTCACGacctttaaattaataaaggaaaattatgtgaagtttaatgtaatttacCTTGAGAATATTCGAACTCGTAAGTCGTAACGCAACTTGGCAAAGTGGATGGATACACAGTTGGAGCTCTTCTGGAACCAAGTTGCTGTCTGGTGTGGCCCATTGTATTAATCAAGTTAGATATTGCCAAATTAATgacagaaagaaagaaaaataaaaaatcaaaccatTTTCTCGatttaatgtatttataaTTCATCATGTTGCTTTCAATCAAATGtcaatgaaaaatttcaataCCCTTTTCTACAACACCTTCATATTTAGGTGTCTAGAATCTAGTCGGCTGTTGAACGGCATGCTTTTAGTTTACATAAATCTCACTattagagctggcaaaacggATTATCGGATCGTGTTTGTGTCGTATCAGTTTTGTATCGTATTAAATTTAAGTCGATCCAAACTCGAcctatttaataatcgtgtcaaaatattgagacccaaatctgacacaaaaaaataatcgGATTACCCAATAACTTGcttaatatctatttattaaacaaaagtctcataaaatatttacacttTGTCATACATATGTAtgcacatacatacatacatccATCCATACATgcataatttatcaatattataaaatatgcatatttactaaaatattacatacactattgaggttttaattatatatatgtaaataatattatatatcaatattataaaatatacatgtctaccaatattttatacatttacactattaaagctctaaatgtatttaaaattttattaataaaatattgtgtctATATTcatccttttaaagaataaaaaaatcatctctaatatttgagttttgatgacaagaatctgtaaattattttaaaatagaaaatataatcgggtcattgatcgggtaaatgagtcaagaattttaaccctaacccgacacggaaaaaaatcgtgttgactcggacccgacccatttaataatcgtgttaaattcgACAACTCATACCTATTTATTGGTATCGTGTTTGTGTCGGGTAATcgggtcgtgtcaaattttgccagctctactCACTGTACtatagtttcaaaaaaaaaatctcccaatactattttgtttttcattattcaattgaagggtttaaaaaatttagtgataaaaaaaaactacaaacaACGATAactattatttacttaattgatataaaatttttattaaatttaacattcaataatcaattatttaaattttatttttaattttcattccacGCTTCGATTCCATTTCATTTCAATTCAAGTATATTTGCGACTATCAATTagttcattgattttttttttaatagattagTTCATTGAATTTGAAGGCGAATGACCggctaaataaaaatagttgaaAAGGTGCTCGACAACCGCTCCACCTAATTTCATTTGTTAACCCAATTCAAGGCACAAAAGTGGGAATGAAAGTGAAgagacaaaaacaaaagtaaaaaaagaaatgcacAAATGAAGAGCCGCCAGAGTGTAATTCTTGTGGTCTCATATGTGTTGGTCAATAAAGCAGACaacataaattattatcaaaaaataataataataaataataaaaagaaatgggtGAACACGTGTACTAGCATGAAGTGTGACGTCACCGAAACAGGTTGTGAATGTTGTCTTTAGTTTATACGCCAACAAACAATCAACAAACACCGCGGCCATCTCATCACAATCAACCTTTCTCTTCACCACACACACGGTTTCATTTACCACATCACAGCGAAGACTCATCGTACCATGGTCTTTAAGAGGACAAAAgactaaaaaacaaaacttaaaacataaatttgattttttcttttttgaaattattaccATCCATGTGTTGGgggataaaataattttttttaaaaaaaatttttagaatcgatcttatataatatataagaattcgtaatttaaaaattataccttaaaaatttaagaaaataaataatttttactttttttgttaAAGTAATTTAAACTCTTAGATCAGTCACCACCACTCCtattagatcacgatccaccactaaaataatctttcaggCTATGATCAGGTTtaatctgcacttgacgtgtggacGGTTTTATCACCACTAAAAGTAACTAGtaggagaaaatttttctcttaaaattagagagaaaaaattattttctctaatcTGTATAATGTGgactctctcttttttctttagagaaaataagtatttttatatcttcctttagtgaaaacactaggattcaaataataaaaatcaaaagtcaCGTTAATTGTTTTTTCTATAGGGGCTCAccatgtaaaataacataagacCCCTTACACATAAGCAAATTAAATAGAGTCTCCcattaaatgatatatttaagtttttgacccaaataactaattatctttcttattaattcagtagtggtgcagtcaattaaatgagctaactcAGGGATCATTTTGAAACATACAATAATGACTACAACAATTaagcatgtaattaaataagcCAAATCGTTTAATTCCAACTCTACTGCACTATAAGATTGAAACTGatctccataattgtatgttcgaataataattcatctcaagccacattgatttctttactgcacaatcatttataccacatcattaattaaatcgatatctcaactgtccaatcaatttaattacatcttctTCCTTAATACtcactggttttctctaatgatcattttcaacatactaaatatgttgacgcACTCTGGCTAGAGAATtttatgatcaagtgccgaaaacccatcaagagatgtattgtacaaattctatattgttaatctataactctaatactcataattgctcctaCCAATATACTAAGTAATCTTGACTACAAGTATGTGTCGTGTCCATtagtaactcaaatggaacaataattacaatcatgaaatcataattaactcaacattaagattacagtaaaatcaatgtctatgagatttaataagtctgatatttattgtaaagttaattaaatctcatatgtgatcttgttcaatgtagttgtactacatcaataaattcatacatgattaaagacaaatcatttaataatttcattacagtctatacctaaataaagtgcccaactttatttatcaactgcaaattaaatttatttaatcataagataacttgtatttatatcttctgtgaatccacatggtgattacataaatacatataatatgattaaatgatctttaatcaaaatattaatgcaattaagatatttgaataaaatacctcatttattttattaatcagaaatttttttattacaattaaataaacatatatgcttttaaagtgcATATTTTCTCAACACTATggatatattataaatttaaaatttcataagatTGAGAAGTTATCAagcattaattcaaaaataaatccccATTGATATTAGAAAGAGAAATTTCTACTTTTATTAAAAGGAAATGAGCCCTATCACACGGTCTTTGCTCGAGTGGTGAACCACTACCCTAAAGTTAAGTATGACTATAAGTGCAGTGGTTTGAGTTCTCATGAGCTCAACCTCATTCTATTAAGTATAATTGTGTAgagttaatttataagtttttttctcCTGCCAAATGCGATATTTGATCACATGATCTGTTAttatatatctgattgtaaatatctgagtaataataagttattattataatcatatttCCCTTTGCCCGAGTGGTGAAACACTTCCCTCAAAATTAAGCATGATTATGAGGACAGTGGTTCGAGTTTTCATGAGCTCAACTTCATTCAATTAAGTATAATTATATAGAGTTAATTTATAAGTCTTTCTCTTCTACCAAATGCGATATTTAATTGTATGATCACATGATctgttattatatatattattgtaaatattagggtaataataagttttattattattatcatatttCCAAATTCAATGAGTGTAAATTgtatgattaataattaagttagtaGTTGGTGGGGCCCGTGTCAAAGCGTGCACACAAGGAGTAGCTGTACACATGTTCACACCATAGTGATTCACAGCAAAATCGAGTACATCAAGCAACGACAGACGAATATGATGAGCAAACAAGAGCCAATGATTGATAGATTTCGATGAAGATCAAAATCGGAGAAACAGAGACCAGTTCAAGAACATGGCTTTCTCTAAAGACAATTTAAAAGGATTTGTTTTGGCATTGTTGTCAAGTTTTTTTATAGGCTCAAGTTTCATCATCAAGAAAAAAGGCCTCAGAagagctgctgctgcttccGGCGTTCGAGCTggtatttatatttctattttagttTACATTATCTGGTCTCATGtctgggatttttttttttattcggAGTTTGCTTATCTcaatttggtttggtttttaTTCTTGATCTTATTTTGTAGGTGTTGGTGGTTTTACTTATCTCTTGGAGCCTCTTTGGTGGGTTGGCATGGCAATAAGTAagtgtttctctctctctctgtctttttgtgtttgtgtttgtagtttttttttttttttaaaggaagtACTGATTAAATCTTTGTAGTATAAGAAGTATATTACCTTTATTTTAGAACTTGCTGCTTTTATGTAATGCCACCATTATCTGCTAGATAAATTCTCTGTCTATCCTATAGGCCGGCAATTGtgtgaatttgattttgaatgtcATGTTTCATGTCATCTTCGAATTTAGGTCCATagattattgaaaatttagtaGGCCATTTTTCTCTCGTCATGATCATTGTCTGATGAATCTATAGCTTCAACAATATTAACAGGGAGTTACAAAATTCAGCCCTGTGTTCAGTTGCTCATTGGATCATTTCTCTTTCATTGAAAAGTTAGCATCTGCAGATCTTCATGTTTTTGTTctattacattttttattacttactAGAGTATGCTAATTTTGATTTACTATGTGCATTTGGTCTATCACTGATCTTTGGCAGAATCATTCTTGTTGTATGATTTTTGATATAGTGATTGTTGGAGAGGTGGCAAATTTTGTGGCATATGCATTTGCCCCTGCTGTTCTTGTTACACCTCTTGGTGCATTAAGTATAATCGTGAGGTAACAGCTTTTATATTGTTTCACTTATTCCAGAATCTTCTTGAAACTATGTATGCATTTGTATGATTTGTCTGTGGTTGTTTCACTGTTTTGGACTGTGTAGTGCTGTATTGGCACACTCTATCTTGCATGAGAAGTTACCGCAGCTGGGGATTCTGGGATGTGTGATGTGCATAGCCGGTTCTATCATAATTGTTATCCATGCACCACAAGAGAGTCCTATAACTTCTGTTCAAGAAATTTGGAGCTTGGCAACCCAACCAGGTTAGTGCTTACACTTCTTTCTAGTTGTTCCTTATATTCGTGTTGCCTTTTATTGATGACTAACTATATTTCTTCCAATCTTTCAGCTTTTCTACTTTACGTGGCATCCGTAATTGTGttggttttcattttgatCTTCCATTTCGCACCACGGTGCGGAAATACAAATGCCTTAGTATTCATTGGCATTTGTTCATTGATGGGTTCTCTCTCGGTAAAGATTTcgaatttgtttcattttttagagTTTTGATTAACTTATCCAATATTGATGGAGTATATTTTGATCATTATTGAAAACCATCACAGTGAACTTCAAATTTATCATCACGGTGTTGAAAGTTTTGGCTATGATAGTTATGGGAATTTGCGTTTTCTTctactttgaattttgaagGTAGCAAACATTTCTGGGCATCAAAAAATAGGCTGTAAGAAATTTTGGGCTGTAAGAAATTTTGAGTTACTAAAGAGAGTCTATCTGTTGTTTATTCAGACTAAACTGGATAGAAATTTACTTTAACTGGAGGCAGATCAAGGATCATGAATACCTCTTCGACCTGAAGAAGAGCGTCacatgataataaaaataaagttaatatataatcacaaattcttattttcttctttgggTTTTTGCAACTAATTTGCAGGTGATGAGCGTTAAAGCACTTGGAACTTCGCTGAAATTAACCTTTGAAGGAAAGAACCAGTTACTATACCCTGATACATGGTTTTTTATGTTGGTTGTAGCTATATGTGTCATCATGCAAATGAATTATCTAAACAAGGTTAGTAATGTGAAATACTGACCATTTAGTTTGGACTATGCCCGCAGTTTTCATACATTGATATGGTGATTTTGTAATCACGTCAACATGTCTTTTCTAAGGAATCCCAAATGATGTTGCAGGCGCTCGACACATTCAACACTGCAGTTGTGTCCCCCATATATTACGTCATGTTCACATCACTTACAATCCTGGCCAGTGTCATAATGTTCAAGGTATTGTTATTGTATACCTTTTTTCTGAGATTAACTATAATTTTTCTCTAGTTAGCAAGTAGGagccaaaaatgaaaaaagtgaTAAATTTACCAATGATTTCTTGAAGTGGCTGCAACACATTGATAAATAGACCTGCAGCCCATACTCTTGAACTTTTTCAGAAAAAATGTTGGATTTCATTTTATCTCCAGTTCATCCTAGTCAATTTTTTCATGTGTCTCATGTGATGTAACGAATTATGTGGTGACATTTATCATCTTAGGACTGGGATGGCCAAACTGCAGCAAGCATCATATCAGAAATATGTGGCTTTGTAGTTGTGCTCTCTGGGACCATTTTGTTACACACAACGAAGGACTTTGAGAGAAGTCCTTCTTTCAGAGGTGTGCAGCATTTtgttacattaaatttattttagcaGACCATGAAATACATTCAATTAACCATTTTTTACGAACTGTAGGTGGCTATTCATCTTTAACCCCTGGATTATCACCCATAACCCCAACACTATCTACCCGACTCTGCAGTGGAAATGGTGAATTGTTGAAGCACGATCAAGATGTGCCTTCTGAGGACTTCTGTAGACAAGAAATGTACTAGGAGTCTACCTCCTGAGAAGAAGTTCTCCGAACTTGTCTAAATACAAGGCAGTTCAAAGGTTTGAATTTTGGGAACTCTTGACaattggaattgccaaaagGATATCAACACGAGTTATGGATCAGGTCCAAAAGTGCTTGACATGACATCTTCAAGATCAAAATTGGTATTGGTTGTTACGCCTTTGCCTCGTGCTTGTGCGCCAATGGAATTTCAACATTGAGATTCCTAGTGGAGTTTTGGCTTAAGATATAGAAGCATCCTTTCAGGAGCATTCTTTGTACAGTGTGTGATATATTGCTGGCTTTTTAAAATTGGTCGGTTGGTTGGCTTGACTCATCAAATAAGATGGGATGGTTGTAATGtgaattttcctttcttgGAAGATGCAGAAGCCTCTAGTTTTGGTGGGGACAGCTGATGTCTGCCTCTTCAGAAGTATTTGCACCATGAAATTTTTGTATGCGGGATGAGCTTTTTAGACAGAAGATACATCATATAGGGATTCATTTTTcgacaattttgtttttcatttctttccaTGTTTCACCAAGAAACAAATGCATGTGCAATATTTTTATAGCATTGTAAGAGTGATCGAATAGAGCTAATTATCATTGAGAAAGCAAATGTTATGTTCGGTTCTTCTCTTACTAAGATGCCTGCacaagtgtgtgtgtgtgtgtgtgtgtgtgtatagctcttgtctttttcatttataggACGGACGTACTCatgatataaatattgatgttatttattattattcctgcTTTAGCTAAACatgacaaaattttgataatataaacAATGCAACACCATCAAACACAAATTGGACACAGAATTcagatattaaattttctgACTTTATTTAGCATAGTGTTTAAATAAGCTGTGGGTTTATAGGGCGACGAGAGGTTATTGATATGAATATGCAATTAGCATTATTAGCAACCCCAAATGCACAGGCAACCAGCCAACCAGGGTTTTCACTCAAAACTCACTTTATTATATCTACTAAAGATATCACATGCACCGGCTTTGCAGTTTGGGAAACTATGCCCTAGCCCACAATGTCTTCCCGTGCACACTTTGCTGTCACCTCATCAGTCATCATTTCCTACAAtcattaaacataaataaatgtttctagaaaaatattaattatgcaATAATACATCTATAAACTCTGTCAGGGCACGCATTAATTCTAAACAAATTGGGTAAGAGTAGAAACATTACCTTCTCCTGCCAATAGAGTGAAGCTTGCACCATAAAGTTAGTCCAGCTAACTCCACAAGATATTGATTCATCACTATGAAATTccataaattaaatgaaactTTTAGTTTgtgaaaattgaattttgaaattcaatgaCAGATCAATGATTTTGAGGTGTGTACGTAACCCTTCCCTTAAGATTATATTCATCAATGATTTTGAGCTGTGGCTATGGAGATATGTCATTAGCAACCCCAAATGCAAAGGCAAGCTTGCTTTTCACAAAGTCGTCTCACAGCTCCACTAACGTTAATGTGTTTATTAACACAAAAGGTATTACATGCAGCCTCCTTGCAACTGGGGAAACTAAACGCAAGCCCACAAAATTTCCCTGTATGCGCTGCTGTCACCTCCTCATTCCCTACAATCATCAAaaaacatacatacataaatacatacatacatgtaCATATACACGTGCATGCATGA contains:
- the LOC102610141 gene encoding serine--glyoxylate aminotransferase, whose amino-acid sequence is MDYMYAPGKNHLFVPGPVHIPDQVIRAMNRNNEDYRSPAVPALTKILLEDVKKIFKTTSGTPFLIPTTGTGAWESALTNTLSPGDRIISFLIGQFSLLWIDQQQRLNFNVDVVESDWGEGAKLDVLASKLAADTAHTIKAICIVHNETATGVTNNLSKVRKLLDEYRHPALFLVDGVSSICAIDFRMDEWGIDVALTGSQKALSLPTGMGIVCASPKALEASKTAKSVRVFFDWKDYIKFYNLGTFWPYTPSIQLLYGLRAALDLIFEEGLENVIERHRRLGKATRLAVEAWGLKNCTQKEEWFSDTVTAVIVPPHINSSEIVRRAWQRYNLSLGLGLNKVAGKVFRIGHLGHLNELQLLGCLAGVEMILKDVGYPVKLGSGVAAASAYLQNNIPMIPSRI
- the LOC102609828 gene encoding F-box protein At1g30200-like is translated as MERIVQQEEKADDYFDSLPDAILLDIFNKLLDAKSLTRCLVVCKRFSSLIPQINNLFLSIIPRPRRQVLIGNSSKRSVLRIFLSKLKCFRRLFIITPKSSAANKDSIATTVWCPALSNSKFREIKYMNVQFPVYGNGNDDDYCFIKWKAAFGRELKSCIILGATLFCKKNLAWERIAPVQEEEHFLTDDQLKLRIVWTISCLISSSARHQFLKPIVSEHSQLQRVVLSDCKNQGQLCMDEEQIAEMRKSVNDSSLKERTPFPDLSIKMLYLPVLELPASGYTMRGATLVVIRPDHDDNDDDDAGGDLLGGWFDGDGEEKKKAFGEAVRELMKVKKSYVMTMNSF
- the LOC102610961 gene encoding probable magnesium transporter NIPA6 isoform X1, producing MAFSKDNLKGFVLALLSSFFIGSSFIIKKKGLRRAAAASGVRAGVGGFTYLLEPLWWVGMAIMIVGEVANFVAYAFAPAVLVTPLGALSIIVSAVLAHSILHEKLPQLGILGCVMCIAGSIIIVIHAPQESPITSVQEIWSLATQPAFLLYVASVIVLVFILIFHFAPRCGNTNALVFIGICSLMGSLSVMSVKALGTSLKLTFEGKNQLLYPDTWFFMLVVAICVIMQMNYLNKALDTFNTAVVSPIYYVMFTSLTILASVIMFKDWDGQTAASIISEICGFVVVLSGTILLHTTKDFERSPSFRGGYSSLTPGLSPITPTLSTRLCSGNGELLKHDQDVPSEDFCRQEMY
- the LOC102610961 gene encoding probable magnesium transporter NIPA3 isoform X2 encodes the protein MIFDIVIVGEVANFVAYAFAPAVLVTPLGALSIIVSAVLAHSILHEKLPQLGILGCVMCIAGSIIIVIHAPQESPITSVQEIWSLATQPAFLLYVASVIVLVFILIFHFAPRCGNTNALVFIGICSLMGSLSVMSVKALGTSLKLTFEGKNQLLYPDTWFFMLVVAICVIMQMNYLNKALDTFNTAVVSPIYYVMFTSLTILASVIMFKDWDGQTAASIISEICGFVVVLSGTILLHTTKDFERSPSFRGGYSSLTPGLSPITPTLSTRLCSGNGELLKHDQDVPSEDFCRQEMY